A genome region from Arachis duranensis cultivar V14167 chromosome 6, aradu.V14167.gnm2.J7QH, whole genome shotgun sequence includes the following:
- the LOC107495317 gene encoding protein WVD2-like 5 translates to MDPNNLSPDDGVEKVHQNGAFEEPEKQENGIALNDVDHSVTQNTEAASPTENSNQHDSITTDDSSTRENEESNDYMRGNNVTNSKEEESKAKDQTQQSKARKAPVKNNNTKAPSSRGVHSSSVRRGKDGKAEETTSAVSNGASARPRQPSKTRSFNDRQNQSSKHSSKSEAASSEIPTENTKTKSVKKGPSEKARGETESSVGAEDDKPRRVGTLPNYGFSFKCGERAERRKEFYTKLEEKIHQKEVEKSNMQAKSKETQEAEIKMLRKSLTFKATPMPSFYQEPPPPKVELKKIPTTRAKSPKLGRKKGSINPDSDGNTSSSSQQGRLSLDEKASQGKLTKETVPVEQKKPPRKSLPTRLASERIRSSNSTAATTKSKVVKGDKTLPSATKKDTNSTSATAGEEKVKVATKNEENTTSISGNIEPLPPRAVPSDDPDEAELQVNGDTEVEENPQLMQKPITTEH, encoded by the exons ATGGATCCAAATAACCTTTCACCTGATGATGGGGTAGAAAAGGTCCACCAAAATGGTGCTTTTGAGGAAcctgaaaaacaagagaatgGCATCGCTTTGAATGATGTAGACCACAGTGTCACCCAAAATACAGAAGCTGCATCTCCAACTGAAAATTCCAACCAGCATGATAGCATTACAACTGATGACTCATCTACGAGAGAAAATGAAGAATCTAATGACTACATGAGAGGAAATAATGTTACCAATTCAAAG GAAGAGGAATCGAAAGCCAAAGACCAAACACAGCAATCAAAAGCACGGAAGGCTCCTGTGAAGAATAACAATACCAAAGCACCAAGTTCCAGAGGTGTACATTCTAGTTCGGTGAGAAGGGGAAAAGATGGAAAAGCTGAAGAGACCACATCTGCTGTTTCAAATGGTGCTTCAGCTCGTCCACGACAGCCTTCTAAAACCAGGTCATTTAATGATCGGCAGAATCAATCGTCCAAG CACTCTTCAAAATCCGAAGCAGCATCTTCTGAGATACCAAC GGAGaatacaaaaacaaaatcaGTGAAAAAGGGACCCTCTGAGAAAGCTCGCGGAGAAACAGAATCTTCAGT CGGTGCAGAAGATGACAAACCACGTAGGGTGGGGACACTTCCAAACTATGGATTCAGTTTCAAGTGTGGTGAGCGAGCTGAGagaagaaaagag TTTTACACCAAACTTGAggaaaagattcatcaaaagGAGGTGGAGAAGAGTAACATGCAAGCAAAATCCAAG GAGACTCAAGAAGCCGAGATTAAGATGCTTAGGAAGAGTCTAACATTTAAAGCAACTCCAATGCCAAGTTTCTACCAGGAGCCTCCTCCTCCTAAGGTGGAGCTCAAGAAG ATACCAACTACAAGAGCAAAATCCCCCAAGCTTGGTCGGAAAAAGGGCTCAATAAATCCAGACTCAGATGGAAATACTAGCAGCAGTTCTCAACAGGGTCGGTTAAGTCTGGACGAGAAGGCATCTCAGGGTAAATTGACTAAAGAAACTGTTCCAGTTGAGCAAAAGAAACCGCCAAGGAAATCTCTTCCTACTCGACTAGCTTCTGAAAGGATACGATCTTCCAATTCAACAGCTGCAACGACTAAATCTAAGGTGGTGAAGGGCGATAAGACCTTGCCTAGTGCAACAAAAAAAGATACCAACTCAACTAGTGCTACAGCCGGAGAGGAGAAAGTTAAGGTGGCTACAAAAAATGAAGAGAATACTACTTCAATCAGTGGGAACATTGAACCTCTACCTCCTAGGGCAGTCCCTTCCGACGATCCAGATGAAGCAGAACTTCAGGTAAATGGTGATACAGAAGTTGAAGAGAACCCTCAGCTCATGCAAAAACCGATCACAACTGAGCATTAA